The following are encoded in a window of Pan troglodytes isolate AG18354 chromosome 4, NHGRI_mPanTro3-v2.0_pri, whole genome shotgun sequence genomic DNA:
- the LOC129143984 gene encoding uncharacterized protein LOC129143984 isoform X2 has protein sequence MPEGGHRVPRQADRGSVGRDEMASGREVLDQDPVEVSGRAVGATVFSNASTRRMDFLQALRDSGPSGTFPDLGGSGPQLPGSTPAASLASWWVEGLRTQSADPEARRRPGVRGPPCPSISTAFGLSAPLTGHPGWTGLAYAPQRVRHPQQGLGVLCPRLTWKGGRKDAVVRFSGQIFWPDSAFRAATSRDSALPPWRPPGRLAALGDPSVDTPVKTGLPGSRLSQSAPRSVPVRASSSRVPATLGQTWKPSGRRRRPGLGCADTAPDTFLRRWRAEIILGVPTQHFPP, from the coding sequence ATGCCGGAGGGCGGGCACCGCGTCCCCCGGCAGGCTGACAGGGGTTCTGTGGGGAGAGATGAGATGGCGTCAGGTCGTGAAGTTCTGGATCAGGACCCTGTGGAGGTCTCAGGGCGGGCGGTGGGGGCCACTGTGTTCTCCAACGCAAGCACGCGGAGAATGGATTTTCTTCAGGCCCTGAGGGACAGCGGGCCCTCAGGAACCTTCCCTGATCTTGGTGGATCTGGGCCCCAGCTCCCTGGATCCACCCCAGCCGCATCTCTGGCCTCCTGGTGGGTTGAGGGACTGCGGACCCAGAGTGCGGACCCGGAAGCGAGAAGGAGACCTGGCGTCAGGGGTCCCCCATGTCCCTCGATCTCTACAGCCTTCGGCCTCAGCGCGCCCCTGACTGGACACCCTGGTTGGACTGGCTTGGCCTATGCGCCCCAGCGCGTTAGGCACCCACAGCAGGGCCTGGGTGTTCTCTGCCCCCGGTTAACGTGGAAAGGAGGCCGCAAGGACGCAGTGGTCCGTTTTTCTGGCCAGATTTTCTGGCCAGATTCGGCCTTCAGAGCGGCCACCTCCAGAGACTCGGCCCTGCCACCCTGGCGCCCGCCCGGACGCCTCGCTGCCTTGGGAGACCCTAGTGTAGACACCCCGGTGAAAACGGGCCTGCCCGGGTCCAGGCTGAGCCAGAGTGCGCCCAGGAGTGTTCCAGTCAGAGCCTCCAGTTCTCGAGTCCCAGCGACCCTCGGTCAGACCTGGAAGCcctctgggaggaggaggaggccgggACTGGGCTGCGCGGACACAGCCCCAGACACCTTCCTACGGAGATGGCGG
- the LOC129143984 gene encoding uncharacterized protein LOC129143984 isoform X1: MPEGGHRVPRQADRGSVGRDEMASGREVLDQDPVEVSGRAVGATVFSNASTRRMDFLQALRDSGPSGTFPDLGGSGPQLPGSTPAASLASWWVEGLRTQSADPEARRRPGVRGPPCPSISTAFGLSAPLTGHPGWTGLAYAPQRVRHPQQGLGVLCPRLTWKGGRKDAVVRFSGQIFWPDSAFRAATSRDSALPPWRPPGRLAALGDPSVDTPVKTGLPGSRLSQSAPRSVPVRASSSRVPATLGQTWKPSGRRRRPGLGCADTAPDTFLRRWRNWWVPGLTDFKNIAAADPRSECYSS; the protein is encoded by the coding sequence ATGCCGGAGGGCGGGCACCGCGTCCCCCGGCAGGCTGACAGGGGTTCTGTGGGGAGAGATGAGATGGCGTCAGGTCGTGAAGTTCTGGATCAGGACCCTGTGGAGGTCTCAGGGCGGGCGGTGGGGGCCACTGTGTTCTCCAACGCAAGCACGCGGAGAATGGATTTTCTTCAGGCCCTGAGGGACAGCGGGCCCTCAGGAACCTTCCCTGATCTTGGTGGATCTGGGCCCCAGCTCCCTGGATCCACCCCAGCCGCATCTCTGGCCTCCTGGTGGGTTGAGGGACTGCGGACCCAGAGTGCGGACCCGGAAGCGAGAAGGAGACCTGGCGTCAGGGGTCCCCCATGTCCCTCGATCTCTACAGCCTTCGGCCTCAGCGCGCCCCTGACTGGACACCCTGGTTGGACTGGCTTGGCCTATGCGCCCCAGCGCGTTAGGCACCCACAGCAGGGCCTGGGTGTTCTCTGCCCCCGGTTAACGTGGAAAGGAGGCCGCAAGGACGCAGTGGTCCGTTTTTCTGGCCAGATTTTCTGGCCAGATTCGGCCTTCAGAGCGGCCACCTCCAGAGACTCGGCCCTGCCACCCTGGCGCCCGCCCGGACGCCTCGCTGCCTTGGGAGACCCTAGTGTAGACACCCCGGTGAAAACGGGCCTGCCCGGGTCCAGGCTGAGCCAGAGTGCGCCCAGGAGTGTTCCAGTCAGAGCCTCCAGTTCTCGAGTCCCAGCGACCCTCGGTCAGACCTGGAAGCcctctgggaggaggaggaggccgggACTGGGCTGCGCGGACACAGCCCCAGACACCTTCCTACGGAGATGGCGG